The segment AACACGGGATTATCAGTGAAGCAATAGGGGAAAAAGCGTAGTAGCAGGGCAGGGCGGCAACTAAGCCGGGGGGCTGAGTCGGCAGCTAAAATGGGAGGTCTATTCAGCTTTAGCAATACCCACTTCTGGGTATAAATCAATGCGTTGACCGAAAAACAAAAGCCCCGGCCACTTCTTCTGGCCGGGGCTTTTGTTGAGCAGGGCCTTTCGGCTATTGTACGCCTTTTACCAGCATGGGTAGGGTGTAAAGAGCTTCGGAGGCGGTTATAAACAAGGTTTTGCGGTCCTTACCGCCGAAGCAGACGTTGGCCGTCCACTCGGCCGGAATATCGATGTGGGCAATCTGCTGGCCGGCGGGGTTGTACACCGTCACGCCCTTGCCGGTCAGGTACACGTTGCCCTGGTTGTCGATGGTCATGCCGTCGGAGCCCTGTTCCACGAAGAGCTGCCGGCCGCTGAGCTGGCCGTCGGCGCCAATCTGGTAGCGGTAGGTTTTGTTGGCCTTGATGTCGGCCACGTAGAGCTGCCGGCCGTCGGGGGTGCCGATGATGCCGTTGGGCTGCTCCAGCTTGTCATCCACGGCCACGGGCTCCTTGCGGCCCTTGCCCAGGAAATACACTTTCTGGCCCCCGATGGCCGGATCCGGAGTTTGGCGCTGCCAGTACTCGCGCTGGTAATACGGGTCGGTGAAGTAGATGCCCTCGGTTTTGGGATTCACCCACAGGTCGTTGGGGCCGTTGAGGCGGTGGCCCTGCACGTTGTCGAGCACCACGGTGGCCTTGCCGTCGGGTCCGATGGACCAGAGCTGGTTTTGCTCGTCGGCGCAGGCCAGCAGGCGGCCTTTCTGGTCGAAGTAGAGCCCGTTGGAGCGGCCGGCTTTATCCAGAAAAACGCTCAGCTTGCCGTCGGTGCCGTACTTCCAGATCTGGTTGTTGGGCTGGTCGGTGAAGAACACGTTGCCGGCCTTGTCCACGGCCGGGCCCTCGGTAAACTTAAACTGCTTGCTGACCAGCCGGGGCTGGGCCTGGGCGGCCATAATGGGGCTGGTTTGCTGGGCGGCGGCCGGCAGGGCTACGGCCAGGCACGAGGCCGCCAGCAGACCGGAGAAAAACGGGTTGGTCATCGGAATAGAGGAATACGGGAAAGTAACGGTAGGGCCGGGGCCCGGGCCCAAGCGCCGCCTGAAGGTACAAGCTTGGCGCAGCAAAGCGCAAAATATCCGCCGCCGCCGAGCTACACCGCCCGGCCTTCCAGCGTATGAGTAGGCCAACGGGAGCCGGCCAGCTGGTTCCCGGCTTGTTCACCCGCTAGCCTTTGTTGCCCGTGCCTACTGATATTTTTCCTACGCCCCCGGTGGAGGCGCCGCCATCTTCCAAGCTGGCCATTGTGGCGGCCCTGGCGGCCAACCTGGCCATTGCCGTCATTAAGTTCGTGGCTGCGGCCTTCACCGGCAGCTCGGCCATGCTGGCCGAAGGCATTCACTCCGTGGTGGATACGGCCAACGAGTGGCTGCTGCTGCTGGGCCTGCGCAAAAGCCAACGGCCCGCCCACGCCGGCCGGCCGTTCGGCTACGGGCGGGAGCTGTACTTCTGGTCGTTTGTGGTAGCCATCTGCATTTTTGCCATTGGCGGGGGGATTTCCATCTACGAGGGCATCGAGCACCTGCGCCACCCCACGCCCCTCGGCGACCCAACCTGGAACTACGTGGTGCTGGGCCTGGCTTTTCTCTTCGACGGAGCCTCGTTTCTGGTGGCCCGGCGCACCTTCAATGAGCAGCGGGCGGGCCGGCCATTCTGGACCACGTTCCGGGAAAGCAAGGACCCTTCGATCTTCGTGGTGCTCTTTGAGGATGCCGCCGACTTGCTGGGCTTGCTGGTGGCGTTTCTGGGCGTGTTCCTGAGCCATCAACTGCACAATCCCCGCCTCGATGGGGCGGCTTCCCTGCTTATCGGCGTTATTTTGCTGGTGGTGGCGGGCCTGCTGCTGCGCGAAAACCGCAGCCTGCTGCTCGGGGAGCCCGCCGGTACCGACCTGCTCGGCCAGATAACGGCCCACGCCCGGGCCGATGCGGCGGTAGTGGCCGTGGCCGAGCCGTTGTCGTCCTACCTGAGCCCCCACGAAATTCTGCTGGTGCTGCGCGTCGAGTTTGTGCCCCGGCTGGCCGCCACCGAGCTAAC is part of the Hymenobacter chitinivorans DSM 11115 genome and harbors:
- a CDS encoding SMP-30/gluconolactonase/LRE family protein → MTNPFFSGLLAASCLAVALPAAAQQTSPIMAAQAQPRLVSKQFKFTEGPAVDKAGNVFFTDQPNNQIWKYGTDGKLSVFLDKAGRSNGLYFDQKGRLLACADEQNQLWSIGPDGKATVVLDNVQGHRLNGPNDLWVNPKTEGIYFTDPYYQREYWQRQTPDPAIGGQKVYFLGKGRKEPVAVDDKLEQPNGIIGTPDGRQLYVADIKANKTYRYQIGADGQLSGRQLFVEQGSDGMTIDNQGNVYLTGKGVTVYNPAGQQIAHIDIPAEWTANVCFGGKDRKTLFITASEALYTLPMLVKGVQ
- a CDS encoding cation diffusion facilitator family transporter; this translates as MPTDIFPTPPVEAPPSSKLAIVAALAANLAIAVIKFVAAAFTGSSAMLAEGIHSVVDTANEWLLLLGLRKSQRPAHAGRPFGYGRELYFWSFVVAICIFAIGGGISIYEGIEHLRHPTPLGDPTWNYVVLGLAFLFDGASFLVARRTFNEQRAGRPFWTTFRESKDPSIFVVLFEDAADLLGLLVAFLGVFLSHQLHNPRLDGAASLLIGVILLVVAGLLLRENRSLLLGEPAGTDLLGQITAHARADAAVVAVAEPLSSYLSPHEILLVLRVEFVPRLAATELTQAVERLRTSIQQQFPDIRHVFIQPAFLQNA